GGGCccggagcacacacttctgcacaacgcataatgcgtaagcataagaaaattgattggtccatacacttgtgcataaggaaatagactaatcagttttcttatgcttacgcattatgcgttatgcggaagtgtgtgctccccgcttaactTTTGCTCCCGCACAGGAGAGCCACTGTGCCTGGTAGCTAACGGCGCAAATTTCAAAGCAGCGAAAGAATCAAAAAGAATTGTGATAATAATGAGTGGTGAAAAATACGCAAAGTGGTctgtggaaaaattaaaaaaagagctcCGTTCTCGGGGAGCAAAAGTAATGGGGAAAAAGAAGGATTTACAAGATCGGTAAAATAGATCGTCAATAATATAGGTTATTATGTCTAATATACTCTTTACCCGGCGAACCAAATTGTAACAGAGTTATTACGTTATTTCAGTTAATGAATGCGAACAAACATTATCGATTGACATAcagtcataatatttttattacaatactgATTTTTCCCATATGTTAACAATTGGTGTTTGAAACTCGCGCGGAATACTACCAATTTTGATATGGTGCTGCACTCTATTGgctcctgcacacaggacgcggtAGCGCGGCATTGCGGCAACGCGGCACCGCGGTAACCAATCACCATCTGCCTTTCCGTACTACTTTCAAAAGTAGAATGGAAAGGCAAGACGGTAATTGGTTACCGCGGTGCCGCGTTGCCGCAATGCCGCGctgccgcgtcctgtgtgcaggagccataTGCTAGCTTTCACTGAAGAACCTCATgggagtcgcaaagtcgtgagtcgcaaaaattgaccaatcacagtcgattattctcctcaaattcgattgtgattggttaattcttgcgactcacgactttgcaactcgcattgtagaccataccagagagaaacctgagagaggccatcccggcatttttcgtcaatttttctgtgtcacattttccgacgcgccgcctgagaaagtgcgtatcaactacgtcgtttcgctcggtaaccgcacatggtttgcgtccgtgctaatggttcgtgtccgaactagccagttagtggggatatgctgcggccgcggcggccgcgcTCGGCCGGCCCGGCGCACAGTGGAgccgtttgcgcgaatcgcggaaaaaattatgttacttgtaaaatatgcaatgaatgatcagagaacctttcaatgttgacttataaaaattgcaaaagtgtatatttattaaaaattaatgataggaacaagtatttgattgaaattaaataaaatttcaatttacatttaatttagtatttacgtataagagcaaagtaattcttgcgtttcatcgcttaagtctaaatttctttatgtggtttacttcttaaactagttattaacggatcggatgacacggagcatcatatgcataacatcttcatttgtaaacagacggctacattttctactatgattaagtcgatatatcgtttatagtccttatttcttgcctcttgagcttcttccgataatgtcccaacaggtaacgctgcattttctataattttcttaccgtgaagaagaattttatgaacggtaattggcatcataaagtaccaagaatatttttcaataaatatttccgctgccttgtacgcataagaaccgaatttttctgaatttatttcttcaccacaattaatcgtttgtaatattgtggaaaatctatcttctgatcaattcctcgtcaactccagttatttctgctgtgatttttggatcagcaaaaaatcgtcgagaagtacagtatttccgtcattagatgatccggaaccttgtttaacgatgtctaccctcagtccaagtttattataaaatgcgtcttgtattcttttttttgtttcttctttttgaacgcgtgtttctggcgttgttgaccacttcttgaaagacaaattgtaggcaatatgtaatatacactCCATGAATTTGATTCGTGCAAGGGTGACATTCCTAATTTGAGTGCTTCTTCTTTGTTagactttttattaatttctgttaagttgTTCATTTGAGATGATTTGGAACCGCAAATGAAGCACGAAGATGATGAAGGCGTGTGGGTTACAGCTTGAGCTACCTTACCGTCTATCatcgtaaatatcatttgatgatttattttgaatgtggttccgaacttttctatttctgtttctcgtataattgagcaatttcgtcatccatacgttgcttttcactttttattttttcagcagttttttttgtgtatttaaattgtattgctCTGCAATATCTCGTTGAAGAAGGTCGATCgttattccaaataataatatttttatcgtaaaatgaagTAAGACGTAAGGGCACCAATGAAGTcataaacatatattcatCAGATATTTCTTTGTCCATAAAACTTTGTTTGTATTCGCTCTGACCTGATGATCCATCACAACAAATGATCGATGCCGCTTcaagtaaaatacaaaatcagAAAAATGGTTTTGATGCTAACACTGCTCTAGCATTAATAATGGATGCTCAGTTATCAAGACGACAGTATGAAACAATAAGAGCTGCGACGAAGAAAATTGGATTCGATATATTTCcatcgtataaaaatatccaaaaatcaAAACAGGATTGCTACCCAGACGACATTAATATTACAGAGAGTTCGGcatcaaataatttacaaaaattactaGATCATACTGCAAAAAGACTATTATTTGAGACAATAGATAAGGAAAATATGGTTGATGTCAATGAATTAACATTGCTCACGAAATGGGGTTGTGATGGAATACAAACAAAGTTTTATGGACAAAGAAATATCTGatgaatatatgtttatgACTTCATTGGTGCCCTTACGTCTTActtcattttacgataaaaatattattatttggaataatgatcgaccttcttcaacgagatattgcagagcaatacaatttaaatacacaaaaaaaactgctgaaaaaataaaaagtgaaaagcaacgtatggatgacgaaattgctcaattatacgagaaacagaaatagaaaagttcggaaccacattcaaaataaatcatcaaatgatatttacgatGATAGACGGTAAGGTAGCTCAAGCTGTAACCCACACGCCTTCATCATCTTCGTGCTTCATTTGCGGTTCCAAATCATCTCAAATGAAcaacttaacagaaattaataaaaagtctAACAAAGAAGAAGCACTCAAATTAGGAATGTCACCCTTGCACGAATCAAATTCATGGagtgtatattacatattgcctacaatttgtctttcaagaaGTGGTCAATAACGCCAGAAACACGCgttcaaaaagaagaaacaaaaaaaagaatacaagacgcatttttataataaacttggactgagggtagacatcgttaaacaaggttccggatcatctaatgacggaaatactgtacttctcgacgattttttgctgatccaaaaatcacagcagaaataactggagttgacgaggaattgatcagaagatagattttccacaatattacaaacgattaattgtggtgaagaaataaattcagaaaaattcggttcttatgcgtacaaggcagcggaaatatttattgaaaaatattcttggtactttatgatgccaattaccgttcataaaattcttcttcacggtaagaaaattatagaaaatgcagcgttacctgttgggacattatcggaagaagctcaagaggcaagaaataaggactataaacgatatatcgacttaatcatagtagaaaatgtagccgtctgtttacaaatgaagatgttatgcatatgatgctccgtgtcatccgatccgttaataactagtttaagaagtaaaccacataaaaaaaatttagacttaagcgatgaaacgcaagaattactttgctcttatacgtaaatactaaattaaatgtaaattgaaattttatttaatttcaatcaaatacttgttcctatcattaatttttaataaatatacacttttgcaatttttataagtcaacattgaaaggttctctgatcattcattgcatattttacaagtaacataattttttccgcgattcgcgcaaacggcTCCACTGTGCGCCGGGCCGGCCGAgcgcggccgccgcggccgcagcatatccccactaactggctagttcggacacgaaccattagcacggacgcaaaccatgtgcggttaccgagcgaaacgacgtagttgatacgcactttctcaggcggcgcgtcggaaaatgtgacacagaaaaattgacgaaaaatgccgggatggcctctctcaggtttctctctgacCATACGCTTGGTGAATGACCACGTGCCTGCACGAATAGACAACCTGTCATACTGACGTGTATACAGGTATGCCAATTCACTGCCAATTGCCAAGTAGTTCCAACGTTGAATATGGGTGCGAGTGGCGTGCGGTGCGAAGCAGTCGCCAGTCGGTAAAACGATATCAAAACAAACACCGGCCGGCGGCCGCTCGCAGGAGTCAcaggtttctctctgttaTTTGTGCCTCAATTTACTCATTAGCGTAATTAACTACGCCGGTCACGTGGTTACAACCAGCGCAAGGTAGCCGCGAGCCACGTCCTCAGCTTGGCGTCAATGTTTTCCGGTTTAGCGGGTTTTAATCACCCGTTGAAAAATTGACCGGTAAAAAAGTAAACACGTGGTGGAGAAAGTAGAAAAAGTTCGAGTGCTCCAGCAGCATCAAAAAAACGTTACGAAAAGGAAGCTATCCGACAGGTAAAGGATCTACATTTGTTTCACCGACGCAACGATCTGAATCAAGATTCATCAACAATATAACAAAaagctatttaaaaataatatatgatgcGTAGTTACAATcgggaaaagaaagaagtcaCACGAGAGCGCGCGCACatgcacacacacgcgcgcgcgcgagtacACTCAAGAAATGAACAAATAACTCTAAAATACTctaaatgcattaaaaaacCGGAAAACAAATACTCGGTTGACGGTaccttaaatacttttatataagaaaaaatatctcttggAGATTCTGAGAAtgaataattacttaaaatagTTACTTAAACGATTGACTTCTTCTGTTGTTTTCCAATGTTCAACAAAAGTCAGCTGTctgatataaagattattgcaacaattgattacaatttacatGCAGGTCTCACACTAGAAATtggataattattattgaatagtGTATGTATTTTTGATCCATTATATTTTGGATCTGTTTTCTGTtgctgaactagtgcagccagttcagcaaCAGAAAACAGATCTATTGTCTcatatttgcatataattatttagtatcTAATAATTGCATCTTCTATACTTTCCGCATTTaagataatacatataaaatatcacagaGAGTTATtccatattaatatataatgcatcatatattttgtgttGTAGAGTTATTCCACCATGGCAAAGTCAGTTATGACTGCACAGGAATGGAAAGAGAAGGGTAATGAAGAATTTAGTAAAGGCAATTGGTCAAATGCCATAAGTCACTACACAAACGGACTAAAACTAATAAAAGAGGACAACGCTGAGAAAGGAGTTTACTACAAAAATCGAGCTGCAGTATATTTAAAGCTACACGATTACGAGAAAGTGGTTGAAGACTGTGACAGTGCGTTAAAGAAATGTTGTAACAAAGCACTGTATCGCAGATGTCAAGCACTAGAGGCGTTAGAGAGATTCGAGGAAGCATATCGGGACGCGGAGATCATTATTTCATCTGACCCCAATAACAAAGTTATTCAGCCTGTAGCGACGCGCTTATTTGAAATTGTACAAGAACGTCGTAAGGAAAATGCAAGTATTAGTGccaagataaatatataaactactatagaaataaatcaacTCGTAAGAGATGATAAATAGGTCTATATGtagataatgtaaaaattttaacatactTTTTATACCAAATACTTCTCTCAGTAAGAGTTTCTATTGAACTCAATAtcacatataatttgataaatggtttttaagttttactttcttttattatataattattatttaatagtttaatagtttatattattgtttaatagtTTACACATCTTGtaggaataaaaattcatacaaatataatcttaattatttatatttttttattacagatcattatatttaaatataattttactttgtatTAGGTATCACAAATGCTGGATTTAGCATTTAACGTGAGTGCAGATAACGGCAAACGTGAAACCGCTATGAACAATCTGCTTGTACTCGCACGTGAGAGAGCTGGTGCCGAAGAGATCTTCAAAAAGGAAGGCGTATCCAAACTCGTTCAACTTGTGAAAGTGGAAAAGAACGAAGAAGTGATCTGTACTGCGATTCGCATTATAGGCGAATTatgcaaaaacaatattaatcgAACCGAGTCTGTTATGAAATTCGTCGGTTTACCTTGGTGTCTGGAAATAATGAACAGCACATCTATACAGAGAGTTAATACCTCTCAATATTGTTTACAGGTAAATATCGAGTAAAATACATGCagttattttacacattttacgtatttcagtaattaaaaatttattgcatatctcGATTTCAGAATATATTGAACACTTACAGCGGCATGAATAACAAACCCGATTCGAAACCTGACGATGCGTTGTGCGCGGCgcataaagaagaaattgacACGATTCTATCGTGTCTATTAAATAGTGTAACGAGTAGAACGATAACAGGCCTTGCTAGAGATGCAATAATAGAACTTATTATGCGTAATATTCATTGCGTAACTGCATTAGACTGGGCCGAACGATTTGTCGAACTTCGcggtttgcaaaaattaatggaGGTGGCCGGTGAAATGGAGGGATACAAATACAATTCCTCGATAGACATCACATCTTCCACACGAACTAAAACCAGTATgtgtttaacaaaaatatatgaaaacatGTACTACGATGCTGCTaaggaaaaatttatcaacgccattgaagaatttattaaagataaatcgCTTTCACCTGACACAGAATCCAAGGTATTATCTTCCGAgatttttttgattatttaaattatttaaaaataaagggCTGTCTCTTTAATTATATCCTTTTTGAACAACTTGAACTCTACTTTTTGAAGCAAAAATGTCgaaacagatttttttaattatcattattgtatattctgtaagttttaaattaaaatacgatTATAATAGAGTTGAATCGAAATTTATTGAAGAATATGAATATGAAGAATATGAAGAATACTTTTCcagtattttttaaagctcaattttttttagtttttcaaACCAgaaattttctctatttttaataaaaattaaataaaactaattgtattgatatttctttaaattaattattggttCACAAAATGTAGAAATTCATAAATTGTTATGTGATTGTTTTACAGGTGCGTATAGTACTTGCGATAACAACTTTAATATTCGGCCCGCTAGACGTTGCGAACGTAATTATCTGTAAAAAAGAAGTTATTGGGTTGATCCTTGCTATGGCGAAAACGGATGACGTATTGCAACAGAAAATGGTTTGCGAATGTATCGTTGCCGCTATAACCAATTGTAACAAGGCCAACATATTTATATGGCGAGGTCGAAATATATTGCAGAACCTGTATTATTCTAAGCATGATTCAATTCGGATTCGAGCGTTAGTGGGTTTATGCAAGTTAACCAATTTCGAAGACGCACTCTGCTCTCCGACTATCAAACTGTTCCCGCATGGAGCGGCGAAGGAATTGGCCAAGGTTTGCAGACGATTCTTGATcaattataagaaagaaaaagatatgatAAAATGGGCCTTAAAAGGCCTGTCGTACCTTACTTTCGACGACGACGTCAAAGACGAGTTGATCGAGGATCAACAAGCCATTCGAGCAATGATGGAGCTCACCAAGACTGATGATCAATCGATTTCCTACGGCGTGCTTGTAACGTTGATAAATTTGTGCAACGCTTATGAAGAGCAAGAACACATACCCGAGATTTTAGAATTGATAACGGTTGTCAGACATCATTTTGCCGACAAACACGTTGTAGCCGACGACGAAAACGACGCCAGAATAAGAAGAAGACTATGCATGTTAGCGAAAGCCGGTATGACCAGCACTCTAGTAAACCTCTCCAAAACGGACAGTCGAAATATTAAGGAATTGACAGCCACCGTTCTCAACGCGATATGCATTCCAGACGAAATTAGAGAAATAATTGTTCAACAAGGCGGCACAAAAGCATTATTGTCGTTAGCGCAGGATTCCACATACAAGACAAAGAAGGAAGCTTCGCGAGCCCTGGTCCATCTAGCACACGCGTTACCTCCTGAGGTTGCATTTCCTGGCCAGATAATCATGGAGGTTGTTCGGCCGATGGTAAATCTCTTGAACCCAGAGTGTTCCGCTGACGAGAATTGCGAGACTGTAACAGCTCTGTGCAATCTTGCTAAAGTCAGCGACACCATGAGAGGAAATATATTCAAGGAGGGAGTGTTT
This DNA window, taken from Temnothorax longispinosus isolate EJ_2023e unplaced genomic scaffold, Tlon_JGU_v1 HiC_scaffold_294, whole genome shotgun sequence, encodes the following:
- the LOC139824212 gene encoding protein unc-45 homolog B-like, whose product is MAKSVMTAQEWKEKGNEEFSKGNWSNAISHYTNGLKLIKEDNAEKGVYYKNRAAVYLKLHDYEKVVEDCDSALKKCCNKALYRRCQALEALERFEEAYRDAEIIISSDPNNKVIQPVATRLFEIVQERRKENVSQMLDLAFNVSADNGKRETAMNNLLVLARERAGAEEIFKKEGVSKLVQLVKVEKNEEVICTAIRIIGELCKNNINRTESVMKFVGLPWCLEIMNSTSIQRVNTSQYCLQNILNTYSGMNNKPDSKPDDALCAAHKEEIDTILSCLLNSVTSRTITGLARDAIIELIMRNIHCVTALDWAERFVELRGLQKLMEVAGEMEGYKYNSSIDITSSTRTKTSMCLTKIYENMYYDAAKEKFINAIEEFIKDKSLSPDTESKVRIVLAITTLIFGPLDVANVIICKKEVIGLILAMAKTDDVLQQKMVCECIVAAITNCNKANIFIWRGRNILQNLYYSKHDSIRIRALVGLCKLTNFEDALCSPTIKLFPHGAAKELAKVCRRFLINYKKEKDMIKWALKGLSYLTFDDDVKDELIEDQQAIRAMMELTKTDDQSISYGVLVTLINLCNAYEEQEHIPEILELITVVRHHFADKHVVADDENDARIRRRLCMLAKAGMTSTLVNLSKTDSRNIKELTATVLNAICIPDEIREIIVQQGGTKALLSLAQDSTYKTKKEASRALVHLAHALPPEVAFPGQIIMEVVRPMVNLLNPECSADENCETVTALCNLAKVSDTMRGNIFKEGVFQKIEAFVYGKDILLKVASLALIGILLSNHEVAIQCFEEDKSRVKHLMLLCKDKNQDTKFAAAAILMALTAANREACKKVFDSNSWLESLRLLLTNPEGKIQERGIIIVINMLRSSKDVAVKLMETDIMKILTVLTKNDTVPINIKELASVALKEAADRSGNEERRQAIIVMIERECDRARLSGQLDLLSRLLRDLWAYELVENIPTNVDSEIAKVLEGTERR